In Rhinatrema bivittatum chromosome 17, aRhiBiv1.1, whole genome shotgun sequence, one genomic interval encodes:
- the LOC115079361 gene encoding E3 ubiquitin-protein ligase TRIM56-like, giving the protein MAHGFTPSANLIQEDYLSCKICFELYRTPKLLPCLHSYCQQCLELLVKNSSLQCPECRMQVDVKGGIASLKTNFFLNSLLELFEPKKVKDLICAICSSSKSVIARCLDCNDFLCQSCTQGHCCSRLTLNHKVVNLKEFLEGQHDTEMRQRQEVYCQDHQKEPLRFFCNTCSSAICRDCRLLVHFQHEVGSMADEVQKKKPEVKKLIEGLDNNIKKISDQQQAMKESIELLNVAGDSITESITDYVNKVTAYLLEQKEDALARLSTFQNEQMEKYLSVKQELQSQMDKAVSTKKFSEEVLDVGKDCEIIYLENTMRDRIQELQTFIPQQLENKIPELHIALDQTEILSKPQLFNLVFSVEKPSGDVKTPGIVFSGEDTHEGKPPENAMSLNPTPNIPVVVTHHPRRNNPWYLPRPATNLFCFSRFNIDVVDDDHSDDDFDYDDAYYDDLYDDYDFDYDDEYYDDLDDDDDDFDYDDYLYKPKITAIAAFPGEGGILVADNNNNEIKRFSFNGVLRRTFFITDNASVCSIVICGNTLACTASCYLNFLTLGGNFQHKVKLRGTRADLKYPITNFRSEYVAVSEGALCSVSLYTTKGECIDRVHPYGYKGGRFLFIAINSLENFIVCDFMKKQIVIFKRSGRIVQIMNSYNSMLTKPFSLCVDDSDCILVVDMDEVIQFSADGTKGKVLLRANNRVTKPRLITIDSHGRLVLLFQNCWIRIYDF; this is encoded by the coding sequence ATGGCTCACGGATTCACCCCATCGGCTAACCTGATCCAAGAAGACTACTTGAGCTGTAAGATCTGCTTTGAGTTGTACAGAACCCCAAAgctcctgccctgccttcacagcTACTGCCAGCAGTGCCTGGAGTTACTCGTAAAAAACAGCTCCTTGCAGTGCCCTGAATGCAGGATGCAAGTGGATGTCAAAGGTGGCATTGCCAGCCTGAAAACCAACTTCTTTCTTAATAGCCTCCTTGAACTATTTGAGCCCAAGAAGGTAAAAGATCTTATATGTGCAATCTGCTCCTCTAGCAAGTCGGTCATCGCTCGATGCTTGGACTGCAATGATTTTTTGTGTCAATCCTGTACCCAAGGCCATTGTTGCTCCCGCCTTACCCTTAATCACAAGGTGGTGAACCTAAAAGAATTTCTAGAGGGGCAACATGATACAGAGATGAGACAGCGTCAGGAGGTGTATTGTCAGGACCACCAGAAGGAGCCCTTGAGGTTCTTCTGCAATACCTGCAGCTCAGCTATCTGCAGAGACTGTCGACTCTTGGTTCATTTCCAGCATGAAGTGGGATCCATGGCAGATGAAGTACAGAAGAAGAAGCCTGAAGTGAAGAAGCTGATTGAAGGGCTGGATAATAATATCAAGAAGATTTCAGATCAACAGCAAGCTATGAAGGAGTCAATTGAATTGTTAAATGTAGCAGGAGATAGTATCACAGAGAGCATCACTGACTATGTGAATAAAGTCACTGCTTATTTGCTGGAGCAAAAAGAGGATGCTCTTGCTAGATTGTCCACATTTCAGAATGAGCAAATGGAAAAGTACCTTTCTGTGAAGCAGGAACTCCAGAGCCAAATGGACAAGGCAGTCAGCACAAAAAAATTTTCAGAAGAGGTGCTGGATGTAGGAAAGGACTGTGAGATTATATACCTGGAGAACACCATGAGGGATCGGATTCAAGAACTGCAGACGTTTATCCCACAACAGCTGGAAAACAAGATCCCAGAACTGCACATAGCTTTAGATCAAACGGAAATCCTTTCCAAACCACAACTATTCAATTTGGTGTTCTCAGTAGAGAAGCCATCAGGAGATGTGAAGACACCTGGTATTGTTTTTTCTGGAGAAGATACACATGAAGGTAAACCACCAGAAAATGCAATGTCTCTAAACCCAACACCAAATATCCCTGTGGTGGTCACTCATCACCCCAGGCGCAATAATCCTTGGTACCTTCCTAGACCTGCGACAAATTTATTCTGTTTCAGTAGATTTAACATAGATGTTGTTGATGATGATCACAGTGATGATGATTTTGACTATGATGATGCTTATTATGATGATCTTTATGATGATTATGATTTTGACTATGATGATGAGTATTATGATGatcttgatgatgatgatgatgattttgaCTATGATGATTATTTATATAAACCAAAAATCACTGCAATTGCTGCTTTCCCTGGAGAAGGGGGGATTCTGGTTGcagacaataataataatgaaataaaGCGCTTCTCTTTTAATGGTGTCCTGCGCAGGACCTTTTTCATCACAGATAACGCCTCCGTCTGTAGCATTGTCATATGTGGAAATACCTTAGCTTGTACTGCGAGCTGTTACCTCAATTTCCTGACCCTTGGTGGCAATTTCCAGCACAAAGTAAAACTGCGAGGCACTCGGGCTGACTTGAAATATCCTATCACCAATTTCAGATCAGAATACGTGGCAGTAAGTGAGGGAGCCCTTTGCTCAGTTTCCCTCTATACCACCAAAGGTGAGTGTATTGACAGAGTCCACCCTTATGGTTATAAGGGAGGTCGGTTCCTCTTCATTGCTATTAATAGCTTGGAAAATTTCATTGTGTGTGACTTCATGAAGAAGCAGATTGTCATCTTTAAGAGGTCTGGCCGTATTGTCCAAATTATGAATAGTTACAACTCCATGCTAACCAAGCCTTTCAGCCTATGTGTGGATGATTCTGACTGTATATTGGTGGTCGATATGGATGAAGTGATTCAGTTCTCAGCAGATGGGACAAAAGGAAAGGTGTTATTGCGTGCTAATAACAGGGTGACAAAGCCGCGTCTTATCACCATTGATAGCCATGGACGCCTTGTCCTGCTTTTCCAGAACTGTTGGATCAGGATTTATGACTTCTGA